A section of the Paenibacillus odorifer genome encodes:
- a CDS encoding DegV family protein, translating to MNRTIIVTDSTSDIPPAMAETYGIEVVPLTLMFGEEAFRDNLDMTPEQFYERLPRTSQLPTTSQPSPVEYMNVYRSILERNPGCSILSFHISSGLSGTYQSALLAKSMLEEEGEGITVVDSLSASYGFGFMVVEAARMSAEGKGPEEILEAVESLRQSRKLYFLVDTLEYLQKGGRIGKASAILGTLLNIKPILSIDAEGIIYAVEKVRGRKKAVARMIELFKRDLQGVNKINVAVGHTAEPASGEEFLNELAGHFTLEEKVLTNVGPVVGSHVGNGTLAVFIWPAK from the coding sequence ATGAATCGTACCATTATCGTCACCGACAGCACTTCAGATATCCCGCCAGCAATGGCGGAAACGTACGGAATTGAGGTAGTACCGTTGACCTTAATGTTCGGCGAAGAGGCTTTTAGGGACAATCTGGATATGACTCCGGAGCAGTTCTATGAGCGTCTTCCCCGTACCTCACAGCTGCCGACTACTTCTCAACCCTCACCGGTTGAATATATGAATGTGTACCGCAGTATTCTGGAGCGTAACCCGGGCTGTTCTATCCTTTCCTTTCATATTTCTTCTGGACTGAGCGGGACTTATCAATCTGCATTGCTGGCTAAATCGATGCTGGAGGAAGAGGGAGAAGGGATCACTGTTGTGGATTCTCTCTCCGCTTCTTATGGTTTTGGATTTATGGTAGTGGAAGCTGCCAGAATGTCTGCTGAAGGCAAAGGACCTGAAGAGATACTTGAGGCTGTAGAAAGCCTACGTCAATCGCGTAAGCTTTACTTCTTAGTAGATACACTTGAATATTTACAAAAAGGCGGGAGAATTGGAAAAGCCTCCGCTATTCTGGGGACACTTCTGAATATTAAGCCGATATTGTCCATTGATGCAGAAGGTATTATTTATGCGGTGGAGAAAGTTAGAGGCCGTAAGAAGGCTGTCGCCCGTATGATTGAACTGTTCAAGCGGGATCTGCAGGGTGTAAACAAAATCAATGTGGCCGTGGGTCATACGGCTGAACCGGCTTCCGGCGAAGAATTCTTGAATGAGCTTGCGGGACACTTCACCTTGGAAGAAAAAGTGCTGACGAACGTCGGCCCTGTCGTGGGCAGCCATGTCGGTAACGGTACATTAGCTGTGTTCATTTGGCCTGCAAAATGA
- the recG gene encoding ATP-dependent DNA helicase RecG, translating into MTLALNQIEVKNITGVSAQKQSELHAFGVFTVKDLLEYYPFRYEDYRPRSLSETKHGDKVTVEAKVIGIPVLQRFGGKSRLSCKMVAEPWMFTATWFNRHYVREQLTVGREIVLTGKWDQKRNQITVTDYEFPDRGEGKTGTLQPVYSVGGKITQSWIRKVINQGLQQYGDLIPEILPHSIMREYDFMPRKRAIATIHRPEDTREGQQGRRRMVYEELFLFQLKMQAFRVLNRGRMDGVVHTVDNATVRQFVRSLPFELTDAQKRVELEILHDLRSPYCMNRLLQGDVGSGKTVLAAVALFATVRSGFQGALMVPTEILAEQHMRSLTRMFEPFGITVGLLTGSVTGRKRKELLASLQMGMLDIVVGTHALIQEDVFFRDLGLVVTDEQHRFGVNQRGVLRRKGYNPDVLTMTATPIPRTLAISVFGDMDVSTLSERPKGRVPITSYWVKHDLMDRVLNLIKREIDLGRQAYLICPLIEESEKLDVQNAIDLHIQMSQAFPSYKVGLLHGKMTPAEKDEVMRAFYNNELQLLVSTTVVEVGVDVPNATLMIIMDADRFGLSQLHQLRGRVGRGQHASFCVLVADPKSEIGRERMTAMTDTDDGFEISRRDLELRGPGDFFGTKQSGLPEFRLADMTADFEILEQARDDVAELLKDEAFWTSPEYASLRHYLQSEQIFQGELID; encoded by the coding sequence ATGACACTGGCATTAAATCAAATTGAAGTAAAAAACATAACTGGCGTGAGTGCTCAAAAGCAAAGCGAGCTTCACGCCTTTGGCGTCTTTACAGTAAAGGATTTATTAGAGTATTATCCGTTCCGCTACGAGGATTATCGGCCCCGCTCGCTGAGTGAGACTAAACACGGGGATAAAGTGACCGTTGAGGCAAAAGTAATCGGTATCCCTGTACTGCAGCGTTTTGGCGGCAAGTCACGTCTTAGCTGTAAGATGGTTGCAGAGCCATGGATGTTCACAGCAACCTGGTTTAACCGCCATTATGTAAGAGAGCAACTCACTGTGGGACGGGAAATTGTGCTGACCGGGAAATGGGATCAGAAGCGCAATCAGATTACAGTGACTGATTATGAATTTCCGGATCGTGGTGAAGGGAAGACGGGAACACTGCAGCCAGTCTATTCGGTAGGTGGTAAGATCACTCAGTCCTGGATCAGGAAGGTTATTAATCAGGGACTTCAGCAGTATGGGGATCTGATTCCAGAGATTTTACCGCATTCTATTATGAGGGAATATGACTTCATGCCGCGTAAACGGGCCATTGCCACTATCCATAGGCCTGAGGACACTCGTGAGGGGCAGCAGGGGCGCCGTAGGATGGTATATGAGGAACTATTCCTGTTCCAGTTGAAGATGCAAGCGTTCAGGGTTCTGAACCGCGGGCGGATGGATGGGGTAGTCCACACAGTGGATAACGCGACGGTACGCCAGTTCGTGCGCAGTCTGCCCTTTGAGCTTACAGATGCACAGAAACGTGTAGAGCTGGAGATTTTACATGATCTGCGTTCACCATATTGCATGAATCGTCTGCTGCAAGGAGATGTTGGCTCGGGTAAAACAGTGCTTGCGGCTGTGGCGCTTTTTGCTACGGTAAGATCTGGTTTTCAGGGCGCACTAATGGTGCCCACAGAGATTTTAGCAGAACAGCATATGCGTTCACTTACCAGGATGTTTGAGCCGTTTGGGATTACTGTAGGACTCCTGACGGGCAGTGTGACTGGCCGAAAACGTAAAGAGTTATTGGCCTCGTTGCAAATGGGGATGCTTGATATCGTGGTAGGAACACATGCTTTGATTCAGGAGGATGTATTTTTCCGTGATCTGGGTCTTGTGGTAACTGATGAGCAGCATCGTTTTGGTGTGAATCAGCGTGGTGTATTGCGGCGAAAAGGATATAATCCGGATGTACTGACGATGACTGCGACGCCTATTCCACGTACACTTGCGATCTCTGTTTTTGGCGATATGGATGTATCTACTTTATCTGAAAGGCCGAAAGGCCGAGTTCCTATAACTAGTTATTGGGTAAAACATGATCTCATGGATCGTGTGCTGAATCTGATTAAGCGTGAAATTGATCTGGGTCGTCAGGCTTATTTGATCTGTCCGCTCATTGAAGAGTCAGAGAAGCTGGATGTGCAGAATGCTATTGATTTGCATATTCAGATGAGCCAAGCTTTCCCTAGCTATAAAGTTGGGCTTTTGCATGGGAAAATGACTCCCGCTGAAAAAGATGAAGTGATGCGGGCGTTTTATAACAATGAGCTGCAGCTGCTTGTGTCCACTACGGTGGTGGAGGTTGGTGTAGACGTTCCTAATGCTACATTGATGATCATTATGGATGCGGATCGTTTTGGTCTGTCACAGCTGCATCAGTTACGTGGACGGGTAGGAAGAGGGCAGCATGCCTCTTTTTGTGTGTTGGTAGCTGATCCAAAATCTGAAATCGGACGTGAGCGAATGACTGCCATGACCGATACGGATGACGGATTTGAGATTTCCCGAAGGGATTTGGAGCTGCGTGGACCGGGGGATTTTTTTGGGACAAAGCAGAGTGGATTACCGGAGTTTCGGCTGGCAGATATGACGGCTGACTTTGAAATTCTGGAGCAGGCGCGGGATGATGTCGCAGAGCTGCTTAAGGATGAAGCTTTTTGGACATCACCTGAATATGCATCTCTTCGGCATTATTTACAGAGTGAACAGATCTTCCAAGGAGAATTAATTGACTAA
- a CDS encoding stage VI sporulation protein F gives MGYQQFGISPQLVDRIKLKMKNSTVKDRIKSMIEGISKQELQDPAVVRRLVRKASGVLNEKLTSTQEEQIVKFIIAQKIDPNNTFHLIRLWGMFR, from the coding sequence TTGGGTTATCAACAATTCGGAATTAGCCCTCAGTTGGTGGATCGCATCAAGCTGAAGATGAAAAACTCGACTGTGAAGGATCGTATCAAAAGTATGATTGAGGGCATCTCGAAACAGGAGCTGCAGGATCCTGCGGTTGTTCGCAGATTGGTACGGAAAGCGTCAGGTGTATTGAACGAGAAACTGACCTCGACACAGGAAGAACAAATTGTAAAGTTTATCATCGCGCAGAAAATCGATCCGAACAACACCTTTCATTTAATCCGCTTGTGGGGAATGTTCCGTTAA
- a CDS encoding YitT family protein encodes MQNKINQRQQLQRSSTFRVLTVIAGALLAAVGLELFLMPHGLVVGGITGLSALFAHTTEMQLGLFLFLFNLPFIFMSRKQVNLRFALYTVLGLTCLTIASLALHRFPAVISDPLPAAMAGGICLGVGIGISVRFGGVNKQASDQGYSLLSGGPPKSTEVVIMILNCAILLFAGTLFGWEQAMYSIIAYLLAFEGVRISLRGLSHSRTAWITSSRCLDIQQAIATSLNREAAIAEGSGQDGEVSTLFCLTNRMEEDHLRAIVLQCDSESQIVFRSATKDHRQTRLHE; translated from the coding sequence ATGCAGAACAAAATAAATCAACGTCAACAGCTACAAAGAAGCTCTACCTTCCGAGTTCTTACCGTCATTGCCGGCGCATTGCTTGCTGCTGTAGGATTGGAATTATTTTTAATGCCACATGGCCTTGTTGTCGGCGGGATTACAGGCTTATCCGCATTATTCGCTCATACTACTGAAATGCAGCTTGGATTGTTTCTATTTCTATTCAATCTGCCCTTTATATTTATGTCGCGAAAACAAGTAAATCTCCGCTTTGCTCTTTACACTGTTTTGGGATTAACCTGCCTAACCATCGCGTCTCTTGCGCTGCATCGTTTTCCTGCTGTGATTAGCGATCCTTTACCTGCCGCAATGGCAGGAGGCATCTGTCTTGGAGTAGGTATTGGAATATCTGTGAGATTCGGCGGTGTAAATAAACAAGCCAGTGACCAGGGGTATTCTCTGCTGAGCGGCGGACCTCCAAAATCAACGGAAGTCGTCATTATGATCCTGAACTGTGCAATTCTGCTTTTTGCAGGTACATTGTTCGGTTGGGAGCAAGCAATGTATTCTATTATTGCCTACCTGCTGGCTTTCGAAGGTGTTCGTATCTCACTACGGGGATTATCCCACTCCCGCACTGCTTGGATTACCAGCAGCCGATGTTTGGACATTCAGCAAGCAATCGCAACCTCTCTAAACCGAGAAGCTGCGATTGCCGAAGGTTCAGGGCAAGATGGAGAGGTTAGCACGTTGTTTTGTCTGACAAACAGAATGGAAGAAGATCATCTTCGGGCAATCGTTCTACAGTGTGATTCAGAGAGCCAAATCGTGTTCAGATCAGCCACTAAAGATCATAGACAAACACGCTTACACGAATAA
- a CDS encoding DUF2500 domain-containing protein: MSEWQDFNGFDERSFFGSFIHEMPLFFKLFALLFLGLFVFIIVKSVRIWISNNASPLIKANCTAVTKRTEVWGGSGESRANTSYFVTFEFADGSRLELQVRDQDFGLIVEGDRGELLYHGTRFKSFNRDLKKEHLNF, from the coding sequence TTGAGCGAATGGCAGGATTTTAACGGTTTTGATGAGCGCAGCTTTTTCGGAAGTTTCATTCATGAGATGCCACTGTTTTTTAAATTATTTGCTTTGCTTTTTCTTGGCCTTTTTGTTTTTATAATTGTTAAATCAGTGAGAATCTGGATATCCAATAACGCAAGTCCTTTGATAAAAGCAAACTGCACAGCGGTCACCAAACGAACCGAGGTATGGGGGGGATCCGGTGAATCGAGAGCAAATACTAGCTATTTTGTTACGTTTGAGTTTGCCGATGGCTCTCGATTGGAGTTGCAGGTAAGAGATCAGGATTTTGGTCTGATTGTAGAGGGGGATCGAGGCGAACTCCTGTATCATGGGACCAGGTTTAAAAGCTTCAATCGCGATTTGAAGAAAGAACATCTAAATTTCTAA
- a CDS encoding cation-translocating P-type ATPase has protein sequence MVPFHTLSEEEVLNRLETRKEGLSSDEATKLVERYGKNVLQEAKTKSLLGKFIEQFKNVMIFILLVAAVLSGVLGEWTDTIIILLVVILNAVLGVIQENKAEQALDALKSMSSPHARVRRSGQVTEIKSEDLVPGDIVLLEAGNVVPADIRLLEAASLKTEEAALTGESLPSEKRAGVLEGSDIVIGDRTNMAYMSSSVTYGRAIGVVTATGMQTEVGRIAGYISEEDTDVTPLQKKLDELGKYFTFIILGVCVIIFAVGIFEGRELLDMLLTSISLAVAAIPEGLPAIVTIILALGVQRMAGRKAIIRKLPAVETLGSTEIICSDKTGTLTLNKMTVEKVHVNGKTTDSSAGLEGIPGGELLLQAMTLCNDSSIDEGKTPSEPEAKAGAKDPQTKSGKAIIGDPTETALVDYALSIGTDKRELEKKYPRKNELPFDSDRKLMTTVHEVEAGRYRVLTKGAPDVLLSKCSHIYVDGEIVTLQDEHKRNIMESNKLLANDALRVLAFAFRDEEQLPTDLSPDTTEKELVFIGLVGMIDPPREEVRDAVAICRKAGIRPVMITGDHRDTAAAIAKRLGIIEDESGVLTGSELDKFCEEEFAEKVTDYSVYARVSPEHKVRIVKAWRQKGKIVAMTGDGVNDAPALKSSDIGVGMGITGTDVAKGVSDMVLADDNFTTIVVAVEEGRKVYSNIRKAIQFLLSANLGEVLTLFIATMIGWRILEPIHILWINLVTDTLPALALGLEKAGEDVMAKKPRKASSSIFAGGVGIGIIYQGIIEAALTLIVYQWAHTHYNEGIAVTMAFGTLGLLQIAHAFNVRSNKKSLFQIGWFSNRYMLWASLISILMLVLVIIIPGLNDWFGVSHLSGLQWGIVCAAAVAIIVIVELVKLFVRMSGRGKSWD, from the coding sequence CTGGTACCCTTCCATACACTGAGCGAGGAAGAAGTGCTGAATAGGCTGGAAACTCGGAAAGAGGGTTTATCTTCCGATGAAGCGACTAAACTTGTGGAGCGATATGGGAAGAACGTACTTCAAGAAGCGAAGACCAAATCGCTATTAGGAAAGTTTATCGAACAATTTAAAAATGTAATGATCTTTATTTTGCTAGTAGCAGCTGTATTGTCAGGAGTCTTGGGGGAATGGACGGATACGATCATTATTTTGCTTGTAGTCATTTTGAACGCGGTGCTTGGAGTTATTCAGGAAAATAAGGCTGAGCAAGCACTCGATGCGCTAAAAAGTATGTCCTCTCCACACGCCAGAGTAAGACGTTCCGGCCAGGTTACTGAGATAAAAAGTGAAGACCTTGTGCCCGGGGATATCGTATTGCTGGAAGCTGGAAATGTAGTTCCGGCGGATATAAGACTTTTGGAAGCCGCTTCGTTGAAGACGGAGGAAGCCGCGCTTACCGGAGAATCATTGCCCTCTGAAAAGCGGGCCGGTGTGCTTGAGGGTAGCGACATTGTAATCGGCGACCGCACCAATATGGCTTATATGAGCAGCAGTGTAACTTATGGCCGAGCAATTGGTGTAGTTACAGCTACAGGAATGCAGACGGAGGTCGGTAGAATTGCCGGTTATATCTCGGAAGAAGATACAGATGTAACACCGCTGCAAAAAAAGCTGGATGAGCTAGGTAAATATTTTACCTTTATTATTCTTGGCGTCTGCGTGATTATCTTTGCCGTTGGGATCTTCGAAGGAAGAGAGCTGCTGGATATGCTACTTACCTCGATCTCACTCGCGGTAGCGGCTATCCCGGAAGGGCTGCCAGCAATTGTTACGATCATTCTCGCGCTTGGTGTGCAGCGAATGGCGGGACGAAAAGCGATTATTCGCAAGCTTCCCGCCGTGGAGACACTTGGAAGTACAGAGATTATATGCTCCGATAAGACAGGTACTTTAACATTAAATAAAATGACTGTCGAAAAAGTGCATGTCAACGGAAAGACCACTGATTCCAGTGCAGGGCTTGAAGGGATTCCTGGTGGCGAGTTATTGCTTCAAGCTATGACGCTTTGTAATGACTCCAGTATTGACGAAGGAAAGACTCCTAGTGAACCTGAAGCAAAAGCTGGAGCTAAGGACCCACAAACCAAGAGCGGAAAAGCAATCATCGGCGATCCGACGGAGACTGCGTTAGTCGATTATGCGCTTAGTATAGGCACTGACAAAAGGGAGCTGGAAAAGAAATACCCACGTAAAAATGAGCTGCCTTTTGACTCCGATCGCAAGCTGATGACAACGGTTCATGAGGTCGAAGCTGGACGTTATCGTGTGCTGACAAAGGGTGCACCAGATGTACTTTTGTCCAAATGCAGCCATATCTATGTGGATGGAGAAATTGTAACTCTACAAGACGAACATAAGCGGAATATCATGGAAAGTAATAAATTACTTGCGAATGATGCACTTCGAGTGTTGGCATTTGCTTTCCGAGATGAGGAGCAGCTGCCGACCGATCTCTCACCAGATACCACGGAGAAAGAGTTAGTATTTATTGGTTTGGTCGGTATGATTGACCCGCCGCGTGAGGAAGTACGGGATGCGGTAGCTATCTGCCGTAAAGCGGGAATTAGACCTGTAATGATTACAGGCGATCATCGTGATACAGCAGCGGCTATTGCCAAAAGATTAGGGATTATTGAAGATGAATCAGGTGTATTAACGGGTAGTGAGCTGGATAAATTTTGCGAAGAGGAATTTGCGGAGAAGGTTACCGATTATTCGGTTTATGCACGCGTCTCTCCTGAACACAAGGTTCGTATCGTTAAGGCTTGGCGACAAAAAGGAAAAATTGTGGCTATGACCGGAGATGGTGTAAATGATGCTCCTGCACTTAAATCATCCGATATCGGCGTGGGCATGGGAATAACCGGAACGGATGTTGCCAAGGGTGTATCAGATATGGTGCTTGCCGACGATAACTTTACGACTATAGTTGTTGCCGTAGAAGAAGGACGGAAGGTTTACAGCAATATCCGCAAGGCTATCCAGTTCCTTCTCTCCGCTAATCTTGGGGAAGTGCTGACATTATTTATTGCCACTATGATTGGCTGGCGTATTCTAGAGCCGATCCATATTCTGTGGATTAATCTCGTTACGGATACCTTACCTGCACTTGCCCTCGGACTTGAGAAAGCCGGCGAGGATGTAATGGCGAAGAAGCCGCGTAAAGCAAGCAGTAGCATCTTTGCGGGCGGCGTGGGGATCGGGATTATATATCAAGGGATTATAGAAGCGGCGCTTACGTTGATCGTGTATCAATGGGCGCATACGCATTACAATGAAGGTATTGCGGTTACAATGGCCTTTGGTACATTAGGATTACTGCAAATCGCTCATGCTTTTAACGTCAGATCCAATAAAAAATCGCTATTCCAGATCGGTTGGTTCAGCAATCGCTATATGTTATGGGCTTCGCTGATCTCTATACTAATGCTTGTGCTTGTGATCATCATCCCGGGCTTAAACGACTGGTTTGGTGTTTCACATTTAAGTGGATTACAGTGGGGAATAGTATGTGCAGCGGCCGTAGCGATTATTGTTATAGTTGAACTTGTAAAGCTGTTTGTCCGGATGAGCGGAAGGGGCAAGAGCTGGGATTAA
- a CDS encoding C40 family peptidase, whose protein sequence is MANNHKRLLTTATVLLAVALTSSSCGYSSQSQKPKVNALTPDGKNASSYYEQSAITDAQGKYWIPLKPAVTSLGYRMKDDGSSDGYTKIGYSDVMYMLRPGSPQVFSLGEKITLPQAPRRQEGQIYITPLALSKFLQTEVGWNPQSGEINIATPSERKTIEKLSTVESTSESKSLRIQSISEADKKELISFAKNFLSVPYDFGAGSYEETKKFDCSSFTRHVFKKFGVSLPRLAKDQDNLGTRVSRSELDVGDLIFFTVPGRFESDAIPGHVGIYIGDGKFIHTWGEPGVQISDLDSGYWSNVILHMQRVL, encoded by the coding sequence ATGGCTAATAATCACAAAAGACTACTAACCACCGCTACTGTATTGCTTGCTGTCGCTTTAACGAGTTCATCCTGCGGTTATTCTTCTCAATCGCAAAAACCTAAGGTTAACGCGCTAACTCCTGATGGTAAAAATGCCTCCAGTTATTATGAACAATCTGCAATTACTGACGCTCAGGGAAAGTACTGGATTCCACTCAAGCCTGCGGTTACTTCGCTCGGATATCGGATGAAGGATGATGGTTCTAGTGATGGATACACTAAAATCGGTTATAGCGATGTTATGTATATGCTGCGCCCTGGCTCTCCACAGGTATTCTCACTTGGGGAAAAAATCACACTGCCACAAGCCCCTAGACGGCAAGAAGGGCAAATCTATATCACCCCTTTAGCCTTGTCCAAATTTTTGCAAACAGAAGTAGGCTGGAATCCCCAGTCGGGTGAGATAAACATTGCTACACCGTCCGAACGTAAGACTATAGAAAAATTATCGACGGTCGAATCCACGAGTGAATCTAAATCTTTACGCATTCAAAGTATTTCTGAAGCGGATAAAAAGGAGTTAATCTCTTTTGCCAAAAATTTCTTGAGTGTTCCCTACGACTTTGGCGCTGGATCTTATGAAGAAACCAAAAAATTTGATTGCTCTTCTTTTACAAGGCATGTATTCAAAAAATTCGGAGTCAGCTTACCTCGTTTAGCTAAAGATCAGGACAATTTAGGTACCCGTGTAAGTCGAAGCGAACTGGATGTAGGAGATCTTATCTTCTTTACCGTTCCCGGTCGATTTGAAAGTGATGCTATACCTGGTCATGTCGGTATCTACATTGGAGACGGAAAGTTTATCCACACCTGGGGTGAACCCGGAGTTCAGATCAGTGACCTCGACTCAGGTTATTGGAGTAATGTAATCCTCCATATGCAACGTGTTTTATAA